The Pseudomonas allokribbensis genome has a window encoding:
- a CDS encoding MFS transporter → MNQYAPRDWQPHEKPSLPGSPSTPLHSNPRRLAYALVGLLVALTGGLGNSLVVANLPYLQGAIGTTTAEMAWLPAAYVMTNVSMNLLLVKFRQQFGLRAFTEVFLVLYALVTFGHLFVNDLSSAIAVRAAHGMVGAALSSLGLYYMVQAFPAKWRMKALVLGLGTSQLALPLARLFSEDLLQIAEWRGLYLFELGMALLSLGCVLMLKLPPGDRFKTFEPLDFLTFAILASGVALLCAVLSLGRIDWWLEAQWIGIALAASIALILAGLAIEHNRSNPMLMTRWLGSGVMIRLALAVILIRMVTSEQSTGAVGFMQNLNMSSQQLHSLYVVMLIGSVAGLLTSALTIDPKHLLMPLIVSLALMATGSIIDSSSNNLTRPENLYFSQFLLAFGSTFFLGPTMVLGTRNVLTNPRNLVSFSVLFGICNNLGGLIGAALLGTFQIVREKFHSSHIVEQLVLSDPLVAARVQSGGSAVGSVITDPSLRNLQGIRSLANAATREANVLAYNDVFMLIAVIAILTMIWISLRALWLISTTKAVAPTPSVPSSGATSS, encoded by the coding sequence ATGAATCAATACGCCCCGCGCGACTGGCAGCCCCACGAGAAGCCCAGTCTGCCCGGTTCCCCCTCGACGCCGCTGCACTCCAACCCCAGGCGCCTGGCCTATGCGCTGGTGGGGTTGCTGGTGGCGCTGACCGGTGGCTTGGGCAATTCGCTGGTGGTCGCCAACCTGCCTTACCTGCAAGGCGCGATCGGCACGACCACGGCCGAAATGGCCTGGTTGCCGGCGGCGTATGTAATGACCAACGTGTCGATGAACCTGTTGCTGGTGAAGTTTCGCCAGCAGTTCGGTTTGCGGGCGTTCACCGAGGTGTTCCTGGTTTTGTATGCGCTGGTGACCTTCGGCCATTTGTTCGTCAATGACCTGAGCTCGGCGATTGCGGTGCGTGCCGCTCACGGCATGGTCGGTGCGGCGTTGAGCTCGCTGGGCCTGTATTACATGGTGCAGGCGTTCCCGGCCAAATGGCGGATGAAGGCACTGGTGCTGGGGCTTGGCACTTCGCAATTGGCGTTGCCGCTGGCCCGGTTGTTTTCCGAAGACTTGCTACAGATCGCCGAATGGCGCGGCCTGTACCTGTTCGAATTGGGCATGGCGCTGCTGTCGCTCGGCTGCGTGTTGATGCTCAAGCTGCCGCCGGGTGACCGCTTCAAGACTTTCGAACCCCTCGACTTTCTCACCTTCGCCATCCTCGCCAGTGGCGTGGCCTTGCTGTGCGCGGTGCTGTCCCTAGGGCGGATCGACTGGTGGCTCGAAGCACAATGGATCGGCATTGCCCTGGCCGCATCGATTGCCTTGATCCTCGCGGGGCTGGCCATCGAACACAACCGCAGCAACCCGATGCTGATGACCCGCTGGCTCGGCAGCGGGGTGATGATCCGCCTCGCACTGGCGGTGATCCTGATTCGCATGGTGACCTCGGAGCAATCCACCGGCGCAGTGGGTTTCATGCAAAACCTGAACATGAGCAGCCAGCAGTTGCACAGCCTCTACGTGGTGATGCTGATCGGCAGCGTCGCCGGGCTGCTGACCAGTGCGCTGACCATCGACCCAAAGCACCTGCTGATGCCGCTGATTGTGTCGCTGGCGTTGATGGCCACCGGTTCGATCATCGACAGCTCCTCGAACAACCTGACCCGCCCCGAAAACCTCTATTTCAGCCAGTTCCTGCTGGCGTTCGGCAGCACCTTTTTCCTCGGCCCGACCATGGTTCTCGGCACGCGCAACGTGCTGACCAATCCGCGTAATTTGGTGAGTTTTTCGGTGTTGTTCGGGATCTGCAACAACCTCGGCGGCCTGATCGGCGCAGCGTTGCTGGGGACGTTCCAGATCGTGCGCGAGAAATTTCATTCCAGCCATATCGTCGAGCAACTGGTGCTGTCCGATCCGTTGGTGGCTGCCCGGGTGCAGAGCGGTGGTTCCGCGGTTGGCTCCGTGATCACGGACCCGAGCCTGCGCAACCTGCAAGGCATTCGCAGCCTGGCCAACGCCGCCACCCGCGAAGCCAACGTGCTGGCCTATAACGATGTGTTCATGCTGATTGCGGTGATCGCGATCCTCACCATGATCTGGATTTCCCTCCGTGCGCTGTGGCTGATCAGCACCACCAAAGCCGTCGCCCCGACACCTTCCGTACCTTCCAGCGGTGCCACTTCTTCATGA
- the hydA gene encoding dihydropyrimidinase produces the protein MSLLIRGATVVTHDESYRADVYCADGVIKAIGENLDIPAGAEVLDGSGQYLMPGGIDPHTHMQLPFMGTVASEDFYSGTAAGLAGGTTSIIDFVIPNPQQSLLEAFHQWRGWAEKSASDYGFHVAITWWSEQVREEMAELVSHHGINSFKHFMAYKNAIMAADDTLVASFERCLELGAVPTVHAENGELVYHLQRKLMAQGITGPEAHPLSRPSQVEGEAASRAIRIAETIGTPLYLVHVSTQEALDEITYARSKGQPVYGEVLAGHLLLDDSVYQHPDWQTAAGYVMSPPFRPRGHQEALWHGLQSGNLHTTATDHCCFCAEQKAAGRDDFSKIPNGTAGIEDRMAVLWDEGVNSGRLSMQDFVALTSTNTAKIFNLYPRKGAIRVGADADLVLWDPQGTRTISAKTHHQQVDFNIFEGKTVTGVPSHTVSQGRVVWADGDLRAERGAGRYIERPAYPAVFDLLSKRAELHRPVAVKR, from the coding sequence ATGTCTCTGTTGATCCGTGGCGCCACCGTTGTTACCCATGATGAAAGTTACCGCGCCGATGTCTATTGCGCTGACGGCGTGATCAAAGCCATTGGTGAAAACCTGGATATTCCCGCCGGCGCCGAAGTGCTCGACGGCAGCGGTCAATACCTGATGCCCGGCGGCATCGATCCACACACTCACATGCAACTCCCGTTCATGGGCACCGTGGCCAGCGAAGACTTCTACAGCGGCACCGCCGCAGGCCTGGCCGGTGGCACCACCTCGATCATCGATTTCGTGATTCCCAATCCGCAGCAGTCGCTGCTCGAAGCGTTTCATCAGTGGCGTGGCTGGGCGGAGAAGTCCGCCTCCGACTACGGTTTCCACGTCGCGATCACCTGGTGGAGCGAGCAGGTCCGCGAGGAAATGGCTGAACTGGTCAGCCATCACGGAATCAACAGCTTCAAGCATTTCATGGCCTACAAGAACGCGATCATGGCCGCCGACGACACGCTGGTGGCGAGTTTCGAGCGCTGCCTGGAACTCGGCGCCGTGCCGACCGTGCACGCGGAAAACGGCGAGCTGGTCTATCACCTGCAGCGCAAGTTGATGGCCCAGGGCATCACCGGGCCGGAAGCGCACCCGCTGTCGCGGCCCTCGCAGGTCGAAGGTGAAGCCGCGAGCCGGGCGATCCGCATCGCTGAAACCATCGGCACGCCGCTGTACCTGGTACACGTCTCGACCCAGGAGGCCCTCGACGAAATCACCTACGCCCGCAGCAAGGGTCAACCGGTCTACGGCGAAGTGCTGGCCGGGCATCTGCTGCTGGACGACAGCGTCTACCAGCACCCGGACTGGCAGACCGCCGCCGGTTACGTGATGAGCCCGCCGTTCCGCCCGCGCGGGCATCAGGAGGCGCTGTGGCATGGCTTGCAGAGCGGCAATCTGCACACCACCGCCACCGATCATTGCTGCTTCTGCGCCGAGCAGAAAGCCGCCGGCCGCGACGACTTCAGCAAGATCCCCAACGGCACCGCCGGCATCGAAGACCGCATGGCGGTGTTGTGGGATGAAGGGGTGAACTCGGGACGGTTGTCGATGCAGGACTTCGTCGCCCTCACCTCCACCAACACCGCGAAAATCTTCAATCTCTATCCGCGCAAGGGCGCGATCCGCGTCGGTGCGGATGCCGACCTGGTGCTGTGGGATCCGCAAGGCACCCGCACCATCTCCGCCAAGACCCACCATCAGCAGGTGGACTTCAACATCTTCGAAGGCAAGACCGTGACCGGTGTACCGAGCCATACCGTCAGCCAGGGCCGGGTGGTCTGGGCCGACGGCGACCTGCGCGCCGAGCGCGGGGCAGGCCGGTATATCGAACGGCCGGCGTATCCGGCGGTGTTTGACTTGTTGAGCAAGCGGGCTGAGTTGCACAGACCTGTGGCCGTCAAACGCTGA
- the preA gene encoding NAD-dependent dihydropyrimidine dehydrogenase subunit PreA, producing the protein MADLSIVFAGIKAPNPFWLASAPPTDKAYNVVRAFEAGWGGVVWKTLGEDPAAVNVSSRYSAHYGANREVLGINNIELITDRSLEINLREITQVKKDWPDRALIVSLMVPCVEESWKNILPLVEATGADGIELNFGCPHGMPERGMGAAVGQVPEYVEQVTRWCKTYCSLPVIVKLTPNITDIRVAARAAHRGGADAVSLINTINSITSVDLEHMVALPTVGSKSTHGGYCGSAVKPIALNMVAEIARDPQTQGLPICGIGGIGSWRDAAEFIALGSGAVQVCTAAMLHGFRIVDEMKDGLSRWMDSQGYASLAEFSGRAVGNTTDWKYLDINYQVIAKIDQEACIGCGRCHIACEDTSHQAISSLKQADGTHTYEVIDDECVGCNLCQITCPVADCIEMVPMETGKPFLDWNHDPRNPYHVSA; encoded by the coding sequence ATGGCCGATCTCTCGATTGTCTTCGCCGGTATCAAAGCCCCCAACCCGTTCTGGCTGGCCTCCGCGCCGCCGACCGACAAGGCCTACAACGTGGTGCGCGCCTTCGAGGCCGGCTGGGGCGGCGTGGTCTGGAAAACCCTGGGTGAAGACCCGGCGGCGGTCAACGTCTCTTCGCGTTACTCGGCGCATTACGGCGCCAACCGCGAAGTGCTGGGCATCAACAACATCGAACTGATCACCGACCGCTCGCTGGAAATCAACCTGCGGGAAATCACCCAGGTTAAAAAAGACTGGCCGGATCGCGCGTTGATCGTGTCACTGATGGTGCCCTGCGTCGAAGAGTCGTGGAAAAACATCCTGCCGCTGGTGGAAGCCACCGGCGCCGACGGCATCGAGCTGAACTTCGGTTGCCCCCACGGCATGCCCGAACGCGGGATGGGCGCGGCAGTCGGTCAGGTGCCGGAGTACGTCGAGCAGGTCACGCGCTGGTGCAAGACCTATTGCTCGCTGCCGGTGATCGTCAAACTCACACCGAACATCACCGACATCCGCGTCGCCGCCCGCGCCGCACACCGGGGCGGCGCCGATGCGGTGTCGCTGATCAACACCATCAACTCGATCACCAGCGTCGACCTCGAACACATGGTCGCCCTGCCCACCGTCGGCAGCAAAAGCACCCACGGCGGTTATTGCGGCTCGGCGGTCAAACCGATTGCACTGAACATGGTCGCGGAAATCGCCCGTGATCCACAGACTCAAGGCCTGCCGATCTGTGGCATCGGTGGTATCGGCAGTTGGCGCGATGCGGCGGAGTTCATTGCACTGGGCAGCGGTGCGGTGCAGGTGTGCACGGCGGCGATGCTCCACGGTTTCCGGATTGTCGATGAAATGAAGGATGGCTTGTCGCGGTGGATGGACAGTCAGGGCTACGCCAGCCTCGCCGAGTTTTCCGGGCGTGCGGTGGGCAATACGACCGACTGGAAGTACCTGGACATCAACTATCAGGTCATCGCGAAGATCGATCAGGAAGCGTGCATCGGTTGCGGGCGCTGCCACATTGCCTGCGAAGACACATCACACCAGGCAATCAGCAGCCTGAAACAGGCCGATGGCACGCACACATATGAAGTGATCGATGATGAGTGTGTGGGGTGCAATCTGTGTCAGATCACCTGCCCGGTGGCGGATTGCATCGAGATGGTGCCGATGGAGACGGGCAAGCCGTTTCTGGACTGGAATCATGATCCGAGGAATCCCTACCATGTAAGTGCCTGA
- a CDS encoding HlyD family secretion protein, protein MTEPTTTTTNAIAATPEGVAPPSSPNTEPRSLRVRIISSLGFAAIAIVGVLIVLYAWQLPPFSSAVETTENALVRGQVTIIGPQLSGYVFEVPVQDFQFVKEGDLLVRLDDRIYQQRLDQSLAQLAVQKASLANVVQQRNSAEATIKLRQAVVADSEAQLRKSEADLRRNTALVNDGSVSKREMDVALAANAQGIASVAQAKANLEIARQDLQTVIVNRGSLEAAVASAEAAVQLARIDLSNTRIIAPRDGQLGQIGVRLGAYVNSGAQLMALVPDQKWVIANMKETQMDNVRVGQPVTFTVDGLNHRKFTGHVQHISPGTGSEFALLQADNATGNFVKIAQRVPVRITIDPGQQESERLRPGMSVVVSIDTAAGDTQKH, encoded by the coding sequence ATGACCGAACCGACTACCACGACCACCAATGCCATCGCTGCCACCCCTGAAGGTGTAGCGCCGCCGTCATCACCGAACACCGAACCGCGCTCGTTGCGGGTGCGGATCATCTCGTCGCTGGGCTTTGCCGCGATTGCCATCGTCGGTGTGCTGATCGTGCTCTACGCCTGGCAGTTGCCGCCGTTCAGCAGCGCGGTCGAGACCACTGAAAACGCCCTGGTGCGGGGGCAGGTGACGATCATCGGTCCGCAGCTCAGTGGTTATGTGTTTGAAGTACCGGTGCAGGACTTCCAGTTTGTGAAGGAAGGCGATTTGCTGGTGCGTCTCGATGACCGCATTTATCAGCAGCGTCTCGATCAGTCGCTGGCGCAACTGGCGGTGCAGAAAGCTTCGCTGGCTAACGTCGTGCAGCAGCGCAACAGCGCCGAAGCGACGATCAAGTTGCGGCAGGCGGTGGTGGCTGATAGCGAGGCGCAGTTACGCAAAAGTGAGGCTGACCTGCGACGCAACACGGCGTTGGTCAATGACGGCTCCGTCTCCAAGCGTGAGATGGACGTGGCGCTGGCCGCCAATGCGCAGGGCATCGCGTCGGTGGCGCAGGCCAAGGCCAACCTGGAGATCGCCCGGCAGGATCTGCAAACGGTGATCGTCAATCGCGGCTCGCTGGAAGCGGCGGTAGCGAGCGCCGAGGCAGCGGTGCAACTGGCGCGGATCGATTTGTCCAACACCCGGATCATCGCCCCGCGCGACGGCCAGCTCGGGCAGATCGGTGTGCGCCTCGGCGCCTATGTCAATTCCGGGGCGCAGTTGATGGCACTGGTGCCGGACCAGAAGTGGGTGATCGCCAACATGAAAGAAACCCAGATGGACAACGTGCGGGTCGGGCAACCGGTGACCTTCACTGTGGATGGCTTGAACCACCGCAAGTTCACGGGTCATGTGCAGCACATCTCGCCGGGCACCGGTTCGGAATTTGCGTTGTTGCAGGCCGACAACGCCACCGGCAACTTCGTGAAAATCGCTCAGCGGGTGCCAGTGCGCATCACCATCGATCCGGGGCAGCAGGAGAGCGAGCGGCTGCGGCCGGGGATGTCGGTGGTGGTCAGCATCGATACGGCGGCGGGCGATACCCAGAAACACTGA
- a CDS encoding polysaccharide deacetylase family protein — MTTSRWQRSPRLLKNLLAAALLLPALAFAQERPWPDGSQLVISVSMQFETGGQPEGAESPFSGTPLPKGYPDLPAQTWFDYGYKEGLWRMLDLWDRTGIKVTSHVVGEAALKHPELAKAIAERGHELAAHGMRWADSYNMNYAQEKQFIGDGVAAVEKITGQRSVGYNANWLRRSPNTLKVLQDLNFTYHIDDVSRDEPFVTMVRGRKFAVVPYTLRNNDIVLIEGRHFSAEQFYQQLVLEFDRLYAEGASKRRMMSVSLHDRIGGTPAMVEAMERFIRYAQSHPKVTFMRKDQIAQVVLTEKNPLIDNTEAAYNQ, encoded by the coding sequence ATGACCACTTCCCGCTGGCAACGCTCCCCGCGTCTGCTGAAAAACCTGCTGGCAGCCGCCCTGTTGCTGCCCGCCCTCGCCTTCGCCCAGGAACGACCCTGGCCGGATGGCTCGCAGCTGGTGATTTCGGTGTCGATGCAATTTGAAACCGGCGGCCAGCCCGAGGGCGCTGAAAGTCCGTTCTCCGGCACACCGCTGCCAAAAGGTTATCCGGACCTGCCCGCGCAAACCTGGTTCGATTACGGCTACAAGGAAGGCCTGTGGCGAATGCTCGATCTGTGGGATCGCACCGGCATCAAGGTCACCTCCCACGTGGTCGGCGAAGCGGCGCTCAAGCATCCGGAACTGGCCAAGGCGATCGCCGAGCGCGGCCACGAACTGGCAGCCCATGGCATGCGCTGGGCCGACTCGTACAACATGAACTACGCCCAGGAAAAACAGTTCATCGGCGACGGCGTCGCTGCCGTGGAAAAAATCACCGGCCAGCGCTCGGTCGGCTACAACGCCAACTGGCTGCGGCGCAGTCCCAACACGTTGAAGGTGCTGCAGGATCTGAATTTCACCTACCACATCGACGACGTCAGCCGCGACGAACCCTTCGTTACGATGGTTCGTGGGCGCAAATTCGCCGTGGTGCCTTACACCCTGCGCAACAACGACATCGTATTGATCGAGGGCCGGCACTTCTCCGCCGAGCAGTTCTATCAGCAACTGGTGCTGGAATTCGATCGCCTCTACGCCGAAGGCGCGAGCAAGCGGCGGATGATGTCGGTGAGTCTGCACGACCGCATCGGCGGCACGCCGGCGATGGTCGAGGCGATGGAACGCTTTATCCGTTACGCGCAATCGCATCCGAAGGTGACATTCATGCGCAAGGATCAGATTGCCCAGGTGGTGCTGACCGAGAAAAACCCGCTGATCGACAACACCGAGGCGGCGTACAACCAGTGA
- a CDS encoding TetR/AcrR family transcriptional regulator, with protein sequence MGNHKIEIRRTNVDKILLAAEKVFAEKGFGGTAMADIAAEVQLPRSNLHYYFSTKSELYSAVLFDLLEVWKQDALCFEMFDDPRVVLSSYIRAKMNHSRSRPYGSKVWANEIIHGAPTLGEALDVSLYDWAKMKEAKIRQWVEDKRILPVEPSSLLYMIWASTQHYADFDHQVNILNEHQPLSDMQFERAVQTVTSVILRGIGLEP encoded by the coding sequence ATGGGCAATCACAAGATCGAAATCCGCCGCACCAATGTCGACAAGATCCTGCTGGCGGCGGAAAAGGTATTCGCCGAAAAAGGCTTCGGTGGCACCGCCATGGCCGACATCGCCGCCGAAGTGCAATTGCCGCGTTCCAACCTGCATTACTACTTCTCGACCAAGAGCGAGCTGTACAGCGCGGTGCTGTTCGACCTGCTGGAAGTGTGGAAGCAGGACGCCCTGTGCTTCGAGATGTTCGATGATCCGCGGGTGGTGCTCAGCAGCTACATCCGCGCCAAGATGAACCACTCGCGCAGCCGGCCTTACGGCTCGAAAGTCTGGGCCAACGAAATCATCCACGGCGCGCCGACCCTGGGTGAGGCGCTGGATGTCAGCCTGTACGACTGGGCGAAGATGAAAGAGGCGAAGATCCGGCAGTGGGTGGAAGACAAGCGGATTCTGCCGGTGGAACCGTCGAGCCTGCTGTACATGATCTGGGCGTCGACCCAGCACTATGCCGACTTCGATCACCAGGTGAACATTCTGAATGAGCATCAGCCGTTGTCGGACATGCAGTTCGAGCGGGCGGTGCAGACGGTGACGAGTGTGATTTTGCGGGGGATCGGGTTGGAGCCTTGA
- the copC gene encoding copper homeostasis periplasmic binding protein CopC, which yields MKLKNLFTAGALLASLVITSQAFAHAHLKSQTPAADSTVAAPADLRLVFSEGVEANFTKVIVTHDGAPVKVKPLTTEGDKKTLIVTPEAPLTAGEYKVEWHAVSVDTHKSEGAYQFKVGQ from the coding sequence ATGAAGCTGAAAAACCTGTTCACCGCCGGCGCGCTGCTCGCCTCGCTGGTCATCACTTCCCAGGCGTTCGCCCACGCACATCTGAAAAGCCAGACCCCGGCCGCCGACAGCACCGTCGCCGCGCCTGCGGATCTGCGCCTGGTGTTTTCCGAAGGCGTCGAAGCCAACTTCACCAAAGTCATCGTGACCCACGATGGCGCGCCAGTGAAGGTCAAGCCGCTGACCACCGAAGGCGACAAGAAAACCCTGATCGTCACCCCCGAAGCACCATTGACTGCTGGCGAATACAAGGTCGAATGGCATGCGGTGTCGGTCGATACGCACAAGAGCGAAGGCGCCTATCAGTTCAAGGTTGGCCAGTAA
- a CDS encoding sulfite exporter TauE/SafE family protein gives MLLASLFGVLMGLILGLTGAGGGILAVPALVLGLGWTMTQAAPVALFAVGSAAAVGAIDGLRHGLVRYRAALLIAALGAVFSPVGIYFAHQLPEKILMILFSLLMVMVAWRMLRRERQEPGPSDHGHASWGQKNCMLNEQTGRFDWTAKCTATLAALGAVTGVVSGLLGVGGGFLIVPAFKQLTDVQMRGIVATSLMVISLISAIGVIGAFHAGVRIDHLGAAFIVASIVGMIVGRKLCARVPARALQVGFASVCLVVAAYMLLRA, from the coding sequence ATGTTGCTGGCAAGTCTGTTTGGCGTGTTGATGGGGTTGATCCTCGGTCTGACCGGGGCCGGCGGCGGGATTCTCGCGGTGCCGGCGCTGGTGCTCGGGCTGGGCTGGACGATGACGCAAGCGGCGCCGGTGGCGTTGTTCGCCGTCGGCAGCGCGGCGGCGGTCGGTGCCATCGACGGTCTGCGCCATGGTCTGGTGCGTTATCGCGCGGCGCTGTTGATTGCGGCACTTGGCGCGGTGTTTTCGCCGGTGGGCATCTACTTCGCCCATCAGTTGCCGGAAAAGATCCTGATGATCCTGTTCAGCCTGCTGATGGTGATGGTGGCGTGGCGCATGCTGCGCCGTGAACGCCAGGAGCCGGGCCCGAGCGATCATGGCCACGCCAGTTGGGGGCAGAAGAACTGCATGCTCAACGAACAGACCGGTCGTTTCGACTGGACCGCCAAATGCACCGCGACCCTCGCGGCGCTGGGTGCTGTCACCGGCGTGGTGTCCGGATTGTTGGGCGTTGGCGGCGGGTTTCTGATCGTGCCGGCGTTCAAGCAACTGACCGATGTGCAGATGCGCGGGATCGTCGCCACGTCCTTGATGGTCATCAGCCTGATTTCCGCGATTGGCGTGATCGGCGCGTTCCATGCCGGGGTGCGGATCGATCATTTGGGTGCGGCATTCATCGTGGCCAGCATCGTAGGCATGATCGTCGGCCGCAAACTTTGCGCGCGGGTACCGGCTCGGGCGTTGCAGGTGGGGTTTGCCAGTGTGTGCCTGGTGGTCGCGGCTTACATGCTGCTGCGGGCCTGA
- the copD gene encoding copper homeostasis membrane protein CopD yields the protein MSEALVLCRFLHFIVVLMLFGAWLFRPLLLKGEAPALDRHMARLARWLAAIALVSGVAWALLITASMAGSAAAAFDPDTVELVLGHTFFGQVWRWHLLINALLLALLFTPWRSSQPLRLGLSALLLMTLAPVGHGAMLDGFSGQMLILNQVIHLTCVGAWLGGLLMLVMILRQSGETVREVLQRFSGLGYVLVAGLLMTGLINVRVLTGQWWPTPLFSGFALILLIKALLVFGMLALALFNRLRISVCEQRIDTLKRSVMLEWLLGIGAVAAVSVLGTLPPMIAA from the coding sequence ATGAGTGAAGCGCTGGTGTTGTGCCGGTTCCTGCATTTCATCGTGGTATTGATGCTGTTCGGGGCCTGGCTGTTCCGGCCGCTGCTGCTCAAGGGTGAAGCGCCGGCGCTGGATCGACACATGGCGCGGCTGGCCCGTTGGCTGGCAGCGATTGCGCTGGTCAGCGGCGTTGCCTGGGCGTTGCTGATCACCGCGAGCATGGCCGGTTCGGCCGCTGCGGCGTTCGATCCGGACACCGTCGAATTGGTGCTGGGTCACACGTTTTTCGGTCAGGTCTGGCGCTGGCATCTGCTGATCAATGCACTGCTATTGGCGTTGCTGTTTACCCCGTGGCGATCGAGCCAACCATTGCGGCTGGGCCTGAGCGCGTTGCTGCTGATGACCCTCGCCCCGGTCGGTCACGGGGCGATGCTCGACGGCTTCAGCGGCCAGATGCTGATCCTCAATCAAGTGATACACCTGACCTGCGTCGGCGCCTGGCTCGGTGGGTTGCTGATGCTGGTGATGATCCTGCGCCAGTCCGGCGAAACGGTTCGTGAGGTCCTGCAACGGTTCAGTGGGCTCGGTTACGTGCTGGTCGCCGGTCTGTTGATGACCGGACTGATCAACGTGCGCGTCCTCACCGGCCAATGGTGGCCGACGCCGTTGTTTTCGGGATTCGCCCTGATCCTGCTGATCAAGGCATTGCTGGTGTTCGGCATGCTCGCACTGGCGCTGTTCAACCGCTTGCGCATCAGCGTTTGCGAACAACGGATCGACACCCTCAAGCGCAGTGTCATGCTCGAATGGTTGCTGGGGATCGGTGCCGTGGCGGCCGTGTCCGTGCTCGGCACCCTGCCGCCGATGATCGCTGCCTGA
- a CDS encoding NAD(P)-dependent oxidoreductase: MIETLNHLPHPHESAAALAGHFTDLAPPLNDRQAHLEASRCLYCYDAPCVNACPSEIDIPSFIRNIHQDNVPGAAQKILSANILGGSCARVCPTEILCQQACVRNNAHECAPVLIGLLQRYAVDNAHFTEHPFQRAAATGKRIAVVGAGPAGLSCAHRSAMHGHDVVIFEAREKAGGLNEYGIAKYKLVDDYAQKELDFLLQIGGIEIRHGQKLGDNLTLSELHQQFDAVFLGLGLNASKQLGLAHEDAPGLLAATDYIRELRQADDLSQLPLAEHCIVLGAGNTAIDMAVQMARLGASDVNLVYRRAAADMGATGHEQDIAKANQVRLLTWAQPDEVLLDAQGKVRGMRFARTHLVEGRLQTTGETFELAADAIFKAIGQAFDGSALADPLARELKRQGERIQVDENLRTSIPGVYAGGDCTSLDQDLTVQAVQHGKRAAEAINAQLMLNVEAA; encoded by the coding sequence GTGATCGAGACCCTGAATCATCTCCCGCACCCGCACGAAAGTGCGGCCGCCCTCGCCGGCCATTTCACTGATCTGGCACCGCCGCTCAACGACCGTCAGGCGCATCTGGAAGCTTCGCGCTGCCTGTATTGCTACGACGCGCCGTGCGTGAATGCGTGCCCGAGCGAGATCGACATCCCGTCGTTCATCCGCAATATCCATCAGGACAACGTACCGGGTGCCGCGCAGAAAATCCTCTCGGCGAACATCCTCGGCGGCAGTTGCGCGCGGGTCTGTCCGACCGAGATCCTCTGCCAGCAAGCCTGCGTGCGCAACAACGCCCACGAATGCGCGCCGGTGCTGATCGGCCTGCTGCAACGCTACGCCGTGGACAACGCGCACTTCACCGAGCACCCGTTCCAGCGCGCCGCCGCCACAGGTAAACGCATTGCGGTGGTCGGTGCCGGCCCGGCGGGTCTGTCCTGTGCGCATCGCAGCGCCATGCACGGTCATGACGTGGTGATTTTCGAAGCGCGGGAGAAGGCTGGCGGGCTCAACGAATACGGAATCGCCAAATACAAACTGGTCGACGACTACGCGCAGAAGGAACTGGATTTCCTCCTGCAAATCGGCGGCATCGAAATCCGTCACGGCCAGAAACTCGGCGATAACCTGACCTTGAGCGAGCTGCATCAGCAGTTCGACGCGGTGTTCCTCGGCCTCGGCCTGAACGCCAGCAAGCAACTCGGCCTGGCCCACGAAGACGCGCCCGGCCTGCTCGCTGCCACCGACTACATCCGCGAACTGCGCCAGGCCGATGACCTGTCGCAACTGCCGCTGGCTGAACACTGCATCGTCCTCGGCGCCGGCAACACCGCCATCGACATGGCCGTGCAAATGGCCCGCCTCGGCGCCAGCGACGTCAACCTGGTCTATCGCCGTGCCGCGGCGGACATGGGCGCCACCGGCCACGAGCAGGACATCGCCAAGGCCAATCAGGTGCGGCTGCTGACCTGGGCGCAACCAGACGAAGTGCTGCTCGATGCTCAAGGCAAGGTGCGCGGCATGCGCTTCGCCCGTACGCATCTGGTGGAAGGTCGCCTGCAAACCACTGGCGAGACGTTCGAGCTGGCCGCCGATGCGATCTTCAAAGCCATCGGCCAAGCCTTCGACGGCAGCGCCCTCGCCGACCCACTGGCCCGCGAACTCAAGCGTCAGGGCGAACGGATTCAGGTCGATGAAAACCTGCGTACCAGCATCCCCGGCGTGTACGCCGGCGGCGACTGCACCAGCCTCGATCAGGACCTGACCGTGCAAGCGGTGCAACACGGCAAGCGCGCCGCCGAGGCGATCAACGCTCAACTGATGCTCAACGTGGAGGCTGCGTAA